ACGCCAATTAACTCTTTATTATATAGAACGATCATTTCAGCCGATAAGtgttaatagttttttttttttaatttgtctactactaaattttaaaagttcatTTCATGAGCATGTATATATACATGCAACAGTAACCTGAATTCTACCTTAAAAGTATatcaaaaggaaacaaaatagtttttctgtttttttctgtTTACATTGATATATCATATGTATATTGGTAAGATAATGGAAACCAATTATTTATACATTAGtccactttctttttttttggtataaagtTAAATTGTAGTCCACTTTCATCCACATGATCTGTTTAGTTAATTACTATTTGCATCGTGAAAGTTGTGTTTTCTTAGTTTCTGCCGATACTATGTATGAATATGGAGTCACTATTTACATCATATGTGTTTGGTTTTTAATTCAAAGAAAATCACAGCTTCACGTATATGAAAAGTACTTTTGTGTTATCATCATAATTtgcaatatttttgaaatttctgtATTGAAAAAGTTAATTTGTTTAATAGTCACTGATATATTGTTATTGCTTGTTGCTACGAGTACGATATTGATGGATTGGcggtcatcatcatcatttacTCATCGGAGTTCGGCTACCAGTTACGATTCGGATCGGGTGCTTCGGaatttttgggttttcggaTGAAGAGGTACAGAATCCGTTCGGGTTATTTTATACttcagatcgggttcggatTTTTAAGGTGTGGGTTCGGTTTATTTCGGATATAACCAAActgtgtaacaaaaaaaaaagttctatgtATCCTTGATTTGACACTGTGAAAacagaaacaatatttttgaagttaaaAGATTGAACAACTTAATATAAGATTTATGATCTTTCTCATTTGTTATTACGTTGAGGAACACGAGCATGTATTATTTTTCTTcgtgtaatttttatttgtattatctTGAATAGAAAATCGTAAAGAATTCATCTattcataaatcaaaatcaaagagacatcaaaatcaaacagaaatcAAACCGGGATAATAATGAAGGTTTGAGCTCATGCCTATGTTAAgagcaaagagaaaacaaatcgCAAATCCTACTTGTaatcaaacataaatcaaaatcgcATAGTATAGTGATTCGTACATGTAATCGGTCATAAAATGAGTTTGAgtatgtactgaacatacacgttgaagaaagaaaaaacgaaaaaatTGATGGGAACGAAAAATGTAAGTTTAGGgttagtaatatatatacattcagGTAATTGATTCGGATATCAGATATAACCAATCGGGTACGGGTATCCAGACTGGTTGAATCCTAATCCTGTTCGGGTTTTTCAggtcggttcgggttcgggtttcgGTTAATATGCCCACACgtaatcatcatcatccatcAACAttactattataatttttatatctatttctTATGCATAAAGGTTATAGACTTATAGATATAATAGGCTACATGATTCAACAATAGCCACTAAACTAAGCAAGTTTGAGAAATTAACTAATAATTCATTATTTAAACCAATAATGGTTGATTTGGGTTGCTAAGTCGTACACTGGATAGCTTAAACAAATAATTCTTTAGGAAATTTAAAAGAAGAGTATATCATACTAGTGCGTAAATAGCCACATTAGTAACCAAAAACGAATTAATTTACAAATTCTCagattaatttttgttttaaaaggaACGAGAGCACCTTCTCACGGGTCCCGTCCATTAAAGTatattctctattttttttaactaatataaaaatgtgtactaattgtatatatattattataaggTCGATATTTGAATTGTTTTGTGTACGctgctaaactattttttctagaatgatgacaaaaaaaagtcagAGAAAGTAACTTGTCAACATAATACAATAACAAAATACAGTCCCTGTAAAGTGTAATGCTGaaatttgaaaaaggaaaaaaaaatctcattaatgttatgaaccagatcGTGGATGGTTCATAACCaaaagattatgatttgtaatctttccatttatctatgacggtgtaatctcctatataagaaacttctatgttataaataaagatagacatttccattacttttataacacgttatcaacaCGAAACTCAAAATCCCTAggctaatacccaaatcgaaaaaccctaaaaccctaaccctagccagCGATCCGACGAACtctaaaccccgatcgcgtctcttgttcccgcatctgttccagctcgcgtccccgatcagcttcagcccaaggcgttcctgatcctaacTCAGACattcgcgacccgagagcagctccagcacgcgacctcttcctcgttcaCAACAGCATCAGACAGTTCGCGTCCGACGATCAAagcgttcccgatcaagcaacaaagaaCGTctgcgacccgatagaagcgactcgatccattccatctcgcgtcccgttcgtgtccagctcgcggctcaactcctttggtggtccgattcaacaatcatctaaggttaaaaggtaattcaaaacctaagaacccataatcgaacatggattgattgataaagaatgaaaccctaaaaccctaatctttatgaatcaaaaccatagggtaatagatcaaaaatcctaattgagtaaatcgaaactctaaaagttcgataccccaaaccctaaatcatgttcctacatgattaaaaccccaaatcggtttttacaagttaaaatccgataaacctaaccttatatctataaaccctaaataatataagtatcagaattaattatactataattatcaaatcacatattaaaaccctaatcgaatattttgaaatcaaaactgttttcggttttgatcgttgaagttttaaatctgattgaatcttatgctatgttgctagaattgtttgagcgttaaattgatagatttattttcttatcctgcttggttaattgttcatctgatttaaaattgtttaaaccgaccagcctgttaaaacattgattgaatccgatagtttgctagcttgctttgcttatataatccgatagattgatagattcatgataaaatctaatgtcttcaGGTTTAAGATtatatgctaagttcgattaaattgattgatctgattatatgtttttgaggtttgataaattcggatactagataaattatttacacacggtttatgctaaataccaatcagccttgaaactgattcattgaaattcatgattgaaatctatattctaggaTTGCTAAAATCAGTCTTGAAACtcattgagtgattaataaatctttttactagtcttgctaaaatccattgattgttaaaccctaattgcatgattaattgaatccattttttttagtcttgataaaccataatattatgagcacatagaaatagtattacTGAGACTTGCTaaaaattgactgattgattaaatgcctttaagattgatagtctcattgtcctcacaagattgaaatccgaattgattgtttttaagagtaaggctgcatgaaaattatacctaaatattgagtgatatatgatttgagatgtcgaaaatcaacttgAATTTTGCTGCCATAAATCTCTCttgagataattatttacagtgagcattggatacaaagattatcataaagtcaaaaagacttggtgaatgtatcatagaaggtaataatgccaatgagaaaaaTTGATAcagggcaatattaattattagccatcatcttattaagagtctcaaatatcagtatctgactatagagaatcctctagacctttggacagagttaaaaatcgagatatgatcaccaaagaacagtgttattaccaaatgccctatttgattggaggaatcccagaatccaagactataagttcATGGATGAGTCTATTcctagctgggcaaaataatggattactgatgagaaacagtgaattgagacctcctggattaacctcATTAcatgataccaataaggccgcagaagaaaaaaaaaggtaaccacgtccagaatgatagaccacacagTCAtagccgtggagggtggaaaggacgtggccatggccactataacacatttggcggtgggaatcactatggtaGAAGCCAtcggtatcaacccaatttgagccatggtcaaggcagtggccgtggtatatcctttaaactaCAAAGCttgaccaaatcagtgtgccatagatgtggaatggggaaccattgggctaagatatgaaggactcccaaacatttttgtgacctctatcaaagagagtctgaaagggaagaatcctgaaacccacttggtctattaagatagtaaaaataatttcgaacatgatcaagttgatcttatggaatatgagacttatgattgcctaaaagaatcaagttgataatctgatttcgacatcaaacttgtgtgattgctttgcttgtatgctttctctgatttttatctccttgaatttatttatattacattgtctgcttagattaaatgaatggatgatttttctatatgagtacactgaaaaacgccaatataagtactaaagcaggtatcgccagtctgaaagaagactatggctaggctaatatattattgcctaaggatatgtatctagaaatcagtgatgccttatattcacccagctctaagagcaagagcagcctattgagttttaaagatataagaatgaatggtttccatattgaaacaatgggcgaaggaaacaaatagTTCCTTCAtctatatgtataaaatcgcccaaggccataataagtcctaaagactatacatgcattctctactggcctagactatgcatagatcagtatgatagaggctaaaatcctgcgaaaatatacattttatggcacgaccggattggtcATCCTGGGCCAAACATGATGCggaaattgatattcaaaaggcacacattaaaagataaaaagagttatcccaaagaatctcacgtgtgtagcatgtacacaagggaaactcattaggccatcaccagtaaaacggctacgagcctctttttcataataaagactatatgtctagataatacttgtgaatacatgtcccaagcgtttaaatgattatgatatgtccatgggggtaagtgtggacaattctgtgatacatatccataccaagaacggcttggccgaaatcttttaaaacgcaaatagctgatttataaaccataacttatgaggtcaaaactctcattcacagcttgggccacacgaaatttacatgcacctaattTAATACACATCATgtcatttagtgagcatagatatcccctatcacaattattaacgggtcaagagccagacataccccatcataaaacatttggatgtgctgtctataTACTAATTGTTCCACCTCTGAGAACTAAGAtaggacctcaaaaggaggatggggatatatgttggatatgattctcccacaataataaagtaccttgagccaactatgggtgatttatttgaggccaggtacacggattattttaagaccatgaggagaaaaataataaagctggtaaaagaatggtaaaagaaatagaatgaaatcaaccatcaatgtcttggcaagatcctcggactaaagaatgtgaaatagacgtccaaagattatacatttacaaagctagctaatcaaatgcaagacacatttgctgatccaaaaaagaatgactaagtcatatataaaccagcttgtaaagcaccaacgaatttgatgtccaagaagagacacaatcaagttgctacagagtctaggcaacgtatgaaacgtggtagaccaataggttccaaaagataagaatcatcggaaacaaaagaaaggtgcagagaatgataatcaaaatccaaatccaaggttactaaggaaaccatcccagacatggagataaggccggtcggctctaaggtacaggtaccaaacaatgtaggtTGGGACGCCAAgttgcaaagtattaaaggtcctgataataatgaatctcaatcgattatatcatgtctggaacataatggaaccaataaggaatgtcgacataagatgatttatttgcatacaaggtagcacttgaatttatgaatataagcgaggatcatgaacccacgtcaatataagaatgtgcactcgtagaacagattggattgaatggaaacgtggggttaaataatttaaagaataaaggcgtatttggccatatgattaagacgccatatgatgttaaaaccagtggatataaatgggtcttgtgaggaatagaaatcgtgagatataaagctgatgttgcacaaggattctcacaaagaccagtaatagattatgaggagacatactcccatgtggtggatgcaactacttttagatttctcataagtctggctatataagagagaaaattagatttgcagcaagttgatgtagtgactgcatatttatatggtccactggataatgaaattactagagggtattgagctggaagtacagcaagttctcgagaacaatattgataatcatcaaagtatatgatctgaatatcctaggaacctctggatacaattttccaaacagttgaatatctcaagaaagagtttgagatgaaagatcttggaaaacaaagttttgtttgggattacagtttgagtacattaacaatgaaatccttgtgcatcaaataatatatacagaaaatggttctcaagagatttaatatggaccagtctcacccattatctagtacatgggtgtgagatcacttgtttttgatactgatccattcagtccaaatgtggacgataaagaagtccatttagtcctgagatggatgATGCAAAattcttgttttagacactgatccgattggtccataagaaggacgatgaaaaaacctttgattttggtttattttatactaaccagcccaaacatgggttatttggttttgttgatttattttcagacatgttatgttttacacatggtggtacacgcatatcataGCAACGTCATCCaagattttgtgtgtgtgtatttgaggtcgatgactcaatatgttcgatcagattgtggcatagccgatggtaaagaataaccaactatcatgttcgagcaCGAAGcgtattctgcccaagatcttcatcacccacggattgcagaaaattggagaggtccaaaggaccttcagtaatgtccaaatcaaggagagtaatgtgtgttgtactctttttccttcatcatggttttgtcccaattgagttttcctggtaaggttttaatgaggcaacattaaaacacattacaagctctaaatggttatagcatccacgggggagtgttatgaaccagatcgtggatgactcataaccaagagattatgatttgtaatctttccatttatctatgacggtgtaatctcatatataaggaacctctatgtcaTAAATAAAGATAGAATCGGTTAGTTTTATAACAATTAATCAGCTCTTCTTCTATCGTCATAGATATGTTGGtcataatgatttataaatgtttagGCTCCTCCTACAGGTTACCAATCAAAGGCCATAGTTTGAAAACAATAAAGCTTTCACATTATCTTAGATATAATATATGTAGGTCTAAATCTCAAAATTACAGTTGTCTGCTTTACGATGAttccaaatatatatagattcacaagatgttctttttttttttgaatacagTTCACAAGAtgtttcaatatataatatagctCTCATTAGTTGCAAATTGCAATTTGCATGTATAGAAGATTGgatttatttttcattactttaaaatagataaattctGATTCAATAAGTTAGAGTTAGCATGCatgttttcaaataaaataaaactaggACTTTAATATTCGCatgaaataatcaaaatttattgtcactttatatatgtatcaatttttataaaatacctaaatatattttctcctCGTTCCACTCAGTACGTATCTCCCTTGCTTTCCTTCACTTTATTGTCGCTTTTAGACCTTGAATTTTCTCATAAATCAGAACATAATACCAAAACAACACCAAAAAGAAATCAGAGTTACTCCTAAGAATGTCTTCGGATCATCACACACCAACGAAAGATCCACCGGATCGtccatcttcttcctccatCAACCACAACCAACTGCTTCCTTCTCAACCGCAGGCGCAGCAACCGCTCAGCCGCTACGAGTCTCAGAAACGCCGAGACTGGAACACGTTCATCCAATACCTAAAATCGCAGAATCCACCGCAGATGATGTCTCAGTTCGATTACACACACGTGCTAAGTTTCCTCAGGTACTTAGATCAGTTCGGTAAGACCAAAGTACATCACCAAGCTTGTGTCTTCTTCGGACAACCAGATCCACCAGGACCGTGCACATGTCCTCTCAAACAAGCTTGGGGAAGCTTAGATGCTTTGATAGGACGGTTGAGAGCTGCTTATGAGGAACATGGCGGTGGGTCACCGGATACTAACCCGTTTGCAAACGGGTCAATCCGGGTTCACTTGAGGGAAGTGAGAGAATCTCAAGCCAAGGCTCGTGGGATTCCGTACAGgaaaaagaagaggaggaagattaAAAACGATGGGGTTGTTGCCAGGAAGGATGTTGCAAACTCTTCGACTCATAGTCAGTCGTCCACTTGATAATTTATCACATAAAAAATTTCCGATATAGGTAAATCTAttttgaaattcttttttttttttcactcttaATTTAAACTCTCATATGCTctttttaaattggaattattCCCTCTGAATAAGGACAccacaaaaactcaaaatatcATATCAATAATAGTGATTGATTCCATGAAATTTCTTGATAATTTATGTtgtcattatatatatatatacgaataGTAATTGGTATTTTCTAACGAATAGTAATAGGTATTGAAGATCATATATGTATAAGGGATAAAATACCGAAAAAgtagtttttttcttatcaaCTCTTCAAGTGTCCAATTGTGAATGGTATTTTAATGACATAAATTTTCTGTACGTTGCATTGCATGCATAATGATGTATACTCGTACACTGGTAGCATGTGTAGGTCAATAATATTTCTTACATTACATACATTTAAAAGTTACTTGGATATGTACACATATACAAGTTGTCACAAAATATGAAGTTTAGTATTATGTGTCAGAGGTTAGCTAGGTTGTTATCATCTTACCGTTGAGCTTAGCTCCGGTTGTAGCTCGGTTGTTATCATCTTACCGTTGAGCTTAGCTCCGGTTGTTATCGTCTTATCATTGAGCTAGTGTCTccttttaacatttatatattatgtCTTATTGTACTTTTTTAATTGATCAGTTTACCTCGAGGTTAGTTTCGGTTGTTATCGTCTTAACGTTGAGCTTACTTACCGTTGAGCTTACCTTTGGTTGTTATCATTTTACAGTTGAGCTTAGCTCCGGTTATAATCGCTTAGCCTTTGAagcttttaatatatttagtgaCAAA
The window above is part of the Brassica napus cultivar Da-Ae chromosome C3, Da-Ae, whole genome shotgun sequence genome. Proteins encoded here:
- the LOC125583777 gene encoding protein LIGHT-DEPENDENT SHORT HYPOCOTYLS 9-like — protein: MSSDHHTPTKDPPDRPSSSSINHNQLLPSQPQAQQPLSRYESQKRRDWNTFIQYLKSQNPPQMMSQFDYTHVLSFLRYLDQFGKTKVHHQACVFFGQPDPPGPCTCPLKQAWGSLDALIGRLRAAYEEHGGGSPDTNPFANGSIRVHLREVRESQAKARGIPYRKKKRRKIKNDGVVARKDVANSSTHSQSST